One window from the genome of Salvia miltiorrhiza cultivar Shanhuang (shh) chromosome 7, IMPLAD_Smil_shh, whole genome shotgun sequence encodes:
- the LOC130996226 gene encoding protein NRT1/ PTR FAMILY 8.3-like, protein MGSHEEERLLLEEGHVESGSDGLRTGDGSVDFKGNPVLKSKTGNWKACPFILGTECCERLAYYGIATNLVSYLTKNLHQGNVAAATTVTTWQGTCYLTPLIGAVLADAYWGRYWTIAAFSTLYFIGMCTLTASATVPYFKPPECVDSVCPSASAAQYAIFFFGLYLIALGTGGIKPCVSSFGADQFDDTDHVESVKKGSFFNWYYFSINIGALISSSLIVWIQDNAGWGLGFGIPALFMGFAIASFFSGTNLYRFQRPGGSPVTRMCQVLVASFRKWNLAVPDDSSLLYELPDKNSAIEGSRKLLHTEELKCLDKAAVISDAESKHEDYSNSNAWNLCTVTQVEELKILIRMFPIWATGIVFAAVYAQMSTMFVEQGMVMDTTIGSFSIPAASLSTFDVISVIFWVPMYDKVLVPVAKMVTGQDRGFTELQRMGVGLFLSILCMSAAAIVEIVRLSYVVDIAVAAPMSIFWQIPQYFLLGAAEVFTFIGQLEFFYDQSPDAMRSLCTALSLLTTALGNYLSSFILTVVTSLTTQGGQPGWIPDNLNIGHLDYFFWLLAALSFFNLVVYVFCARMYKSKKAS, encoded by the exons ATGGGTAGTCACGAGGAGGAGAGATTGCTTCTGGAGGAGGGTCATGTAGAG AGTGGAAGTGATGGACTACGTACTGGTGATGGTTCTGTCGACTTTAAGGGGAACCCTGTTTTGAAGAGCAAAACTGGAAATTGGAAGGCATGTCCTTTCATTTTAG GGACCGAATGCTGTGAGCGTTTAGCTTACTATGGGATTGCCACTAATCTTGTTAGTTATCTCACAAAAAATTTACACCAAGGAAATGTGGCGGCTGCTACAACTGTGACAACATGGCAAGGCACCTGCTATTTAACTCCCCTTATTGGGGCCGTCCTGGCTGATGCTTACTGGGGAAGATATTGGACAATCGCTGCCTTTTCCACTCTTTACTTCATT GGAATGTGCACATTGACAGCATCTGCAACTGTACCATATTTTAAGCCTCCTGAATGTGTTGACTCTGTATGCCCTTCTGCCTCAGCAGCTCAATATGCAATATTTTTCTTTGGGCTATATCTTATAGCACTTGGAACAGGAGGGATCAAACCATGTGTTTCATCTTTTGGGGCAGACCAGTTTGATGATACAGACCATGTAGAGAGTGTTAAAAAGGGTTCTTTTTTCAATTGGTACTATTTTTCCATCAACATTGGTGCCTTGATTTCAAGTAGTTTGATTGTCTGGATTCAAGATAATGCTGGGTGGGGTCTTGGTTTTGGCATCCCTGCTTTGTTTATGGGATTTGCTATAGCAAGTTTCTTCTCAGGCACCAATCTCTATAGGTTTCAGAGACCAGGAGGAAGCCCTGTTACAAGGATGTGTCAGGTCCTGGTTGCATCATTCCGCAAATGGAATCTGGCTGTCCCTGATGATAGTAGCCTTCTATATGAGTTACCTGATAAAAATTCTGCAATTGAAGGAAGTCGGAAATTGCTGCACACTGAAGAACTAAA GTGCCTCGACAAAGCTGCTGTAATTTCGGATGCTGAAAGCAAACACGAAGATTATTCCAATTCCAATGCTTGGAATCTCTGCACAGTAACACAAGTTGAGGAACTGAAGATCTTGATTCGCATGTTTCCCATCTGGGCCACCGGGATAGTCTTTGCTGCTGTCTATGCTCAAATGTCAACAATGTTCGTGGAGCAAGGCATGGTAATGGACACCACCATAGGTTCCTTCTCGATCCCTGCAGCCTCCCTGTCAACTTTTGATGTCATCAGTGTTATTTTCTGGGTCCCAATGTACGACAAGGTCCTCGTCCCAGTTGCCAAAATGGTCACTGGCCAAGACAGAGGTTTCACGGAGCTGCAGAGGATGGGAGTCGGCCTATTCCTCTCGATTCTATGCATGTCAGCTGCTGCTATCGTAGAGATCGTCCGTCTGTCGTATGTGGTGGATATAGCAGTAGCTGCCCCGATGAGTATCTTCTGGCAGATACCTCAGTATTTCCTGCTGGGGGCTGCTGAAGTTTTCACGTTCATCGGGCAACTGGAGTTCTTCTACGACCAATCTCCAGATGCCATGCGCAGTCTGTGCACGGCCCTGTCGCTCCTCACGACCGCGCTGGGAAACTATTTGAGCTCATTCATCCTCACCGTGGTCACGTCTCTAACGACACAAGGAGGGCAGCCCGGGTGGATACCGGACAACTTGAACATCGGTCATCTGGACTACTTCTTTTGGCTTCTGGCAGCCCTCAGCTTCTTCAATCTGGTGGTCTACGTCTTCTGTGCCAGAATGTATAAATCGAAGAAAGCATCATGA